The following are encoded in a window of Paraburkholderia hospita genomic DNA:
- the fhuF gene encoding siderophore-iron reductase FhuF: protein MSSAAKPFASLVADTPFAAYVERVWLGVPAETSDTSDATQVRVPLTQLVTQREAILDAMLLRYGGDPERHARALLSQWSKYYFGLVVPAALVSALALQRPLDMNPARCMLLLREGMPEALYLPHDALAESTDDPARRYASLIDEHLRGVIDLLASMTKIAPRVLWSNVGNLLDTLFEQCAAMPGAARDATWMFESCALFGDEPNPLRVPVRNVTPRSALLPAPFRTRRVCCVRYEIPGEDQLCASCPLLLTMSDEDLARQEAIR from the coding sequence ATGTCCTCTGCTGCAAAGCCGTTTGCGTCGCTCGTCGCCGATACGCCGTTCGCCGCGTATGTTGAACGCGTGTGGCTCGGCGTGCCTGCTGAAACTTCAGACACCAGCGACGCCACACAAGTGCGCGTGCCGCTCACGCAACTCGTGACGCAGCGCGAAGCGATCCTCGATGCAATGCTCTTGCGCTACGGCGGCGATCCCGAACGTCATGCGCGCGCGCTGCTATCGCAGTGGAGCAAATACTATTTTGGCCTCGTGGTGCCCGCCGCGCTGGTGTCCGCGCTCGCCTTGCAGAGACCGCTCGACATGAACCCCGCGCGCTGCATGCTGTTGCTGCGCGAAGGCATGCCTGAAGCGCTGTATCTGCCGCACGATGCGCTCGCCGAGTCAACTGACGATCCCGCGCGGCGTTACGCATCGTTGATCGATGAGCATCTGCGTGGCGTGATCGACCTGCTCGCGAGCATGACGAAGATTGCGCCACGCGTGCTATGGAGCAACGTCGGCAATCTGCTGGACACATTGTTCGAGCAATGCGCGGCGATGCCGGGCGCGGCCCGCGACGCCACGTGGATGTTCGAATCGTGCGCGCTGTTCGGCGATGAGCCGAACCCGCTACGCGTGCCCGTGCGCAACGTCACGCCCCGCTCGGCGCTGCTGCCTGCGCCGTTTCGCACGCGACGTGTCTGCTGCGTGCGCTATGAAATACCCGGAGAAGATCAACTGTGTGCGAGTTGTCCGCTACTACTCACGATGAGCGACGAAGACCTCGCGCGGCAAGAGGCAATACGATGA
- a CDS encoding cyclic peptide export ABC transporter: MTASNAPPVNGSDRPNKPATRLLLSLLRRSRGALALALVACIANGVSSVLLVATLNRALSAPTAADLPLALRFAACALVALIARIVSGVLFAGLSQDTMGRMREHVSARVAAAELRDVERVGAAPVQSILTDDATNVSMLFFALPNIVMHGSIVAGCLAYLAWLSWPVCVLALSAIVVGSLGYRFGDIRAIASLEAAGSAQDRLFDYLGSLFAGAKELKLHRERARQFVEGQLGAAINEVRDHRRRAFVAYAIGVGWIIFLFYVFLGAATFLPSIGVHADAQAAAGYVIVFLFMLVPLDGLLNNLPTVNAARVSLERIERVLAEFEEPHHAAALPASASSAQAAAFDTLSLRGITHAYFHERDERMFRIGPIDLTFKPGELVFIVGGNGSGKTTLAKVLTGLYEPEGGVIEVDGSPVTRDTRPAYRERFSTVFNDFHLFDTLLGIVDPDDTNDGARAAADGRANALIAKLALDHKVSVENGTFSTRALSTGQRKRLALVVAYLEDRPFYLFDEWAADQDPSFKAVFYEQLLPELRGRGKTVVVITHDDRYFPLADRVLKLDNGAIVNETHGVPRAIAGNGTVRVPSVQVDVRQSRIDAS; the protein is encoded by the coding sequence ATGACTGCTTCCAACGCACCGCCCGTGAATGGTTCGGATCGCCCGAACAAACCCGCTACCCGTCTGCTGTTGTCGCTATTACGACGCTCGCGCGGCGCGCTTGCGCTCGCGCTGGTCGCATGCATTGCGAATGGCGTATCGAGCGTGCTGCTGGTCGCGACGCTCAACCGCGCGCTGAGCGCGCCCACCGCTGCGGATCTGCCGCTCGCGTTGCGTTTCGCCGCGTGCGCGCTGGTCGCGCTGATCGCACGCATCGTTTCGGGCGTGCTGTTCGCGGGGCTTTCGCAGGACACGATGGGCCGCATGCGCGAGCATGTTTCCGCGCGCGTCGCGGCTGCCGAATTGCGCGACGTCGAGCGTGTCGGCGCGGCGCCCGTGCAATCGATCCTCACCGACGACGCCACCAACGTGTCGATGCTGTTCTTCGCGCTGCCGAACATCGTCATGCATGGCTCGATCGTCGCGGGTTGCCTTGCGTATCTCGCGTGGCTGTCGTGGCCCGTTTGCGTGCTGGCGCTCAGCGCGATCGTCGTCGGCTCGCTGGGCTATCGCTTCGGCGATATTCGTGCGATCGCTTCGCTCGAAGCAGCGGGCAGCGCGCAAGACAGGCTGTTCGATTACCTCGGCTCGCTGTTCGCGGGTGCGAAGGAACTGAAGCTGCATCGCGAGCGCGCGCGGCAATTCGTCGAAGGACAACTCGGCGCTGCGATCAACGAAGTGCGCGATCATCGGCGTCGCGCATTCGTGGCCTATGCGATCGGCGTGGGCTGGATCATCTTTCTGTTCTATGTGTTCCTCGGCGCGGCGACCTTCCTGCCGTCCATCGGCGTGCATGCCGACGCGCAAGCGGCCGCGGGCTATGTGATCGTGTTCCTGTTCATGCTGGTGCCGCTCGATGGCCTGCTGAACAATCTGCCGACCGTGAACGCGGCGCGTGTGTCGCTCGAACGCATCGAACGCGTGCTGGCCGAGTTCGAGGAGCCGCATCATGCGGCGGCCTTGCCAGCAAGCGCTTCCAGCGCTCAGGCCGCCGCGTTCGACACGCTCTCGCTGCGCGGCATCACGCATGCGTATTTCCACGAGCGCGACGAGCGCATGTTCCGCATCGGACCGATCGATCTGACGTTCAAGCCAGGCGAACTGGTGTTCATCGTCGGCGGCAACGGCAGCGGCAAGACGACGCTCGCGAAGGTGCTGACGGGTCTGTATGAGCCGGAAGGCGGCGTCATCGAAGTCGATGGTTCGCCCGTAACGCGGGACACGCGGCCCGCGTATCGCGAGCGCTTCTCGACGGTGTTCAACGACTTCCATCTGTTCGATACGCTGCTTGGCATCGTCGATCCCGACGACACGAACGACGGCGCCCGCGCTGCCGCGGATGGCCGCGCCAATGCGCTGATTGCGAAGCTCGCACTCGATCACAAGGTTAGCGTTGAAAACGGCACGTTCTCGACGCGCGCGCTATCGACGGGTCAACGTAAGCGCCTCGCGCTGGTCGTTGCGTATCTGGAAGATCGACCGTTCTATCTGTTCGACGAATGGGCGGCCGATCAGGACCCGTCGTTCAAGGCCGTGTTCTATGAGCAACTGTTGCCGGAGTTGCGCGGGCGCGGCAAGACGGTCGTGGTGATCACGCATGATGATCGTTACTTCCCGCTTGCCGACCGTGTGCTGAAGCTGGATAACGGCGCAATCGTTAATGAAACGCACGGTGTGCCACGTGCGATTGCTGGAAATGGCACAGTACGTGTGCCGTCGGTTCAGGTGGATGTGCGTCAGAGCAGGATTGATGCGAGCTGA
- a CDS encoding ABC transporter substrate-binding protein, producing the protein MKQTLRATVCAACLAFSCSASAAGVTPAPRDTATLACTSLSANPTVTQASDALPAHPKRIVVLEFLFAEALLSLDVTPAGMVDTAFYPSWIGYGVERMQSVPDVGTRQEPSLEAIAALEPDLIIGVGFRHAPIFSALQSIAPTVLFQFSPEMKLDGAQATQLEWARRIFDTIGCITGRTVQAQAIERQLDEGLARDAKRLADAGRTHADFALLQELGLPDRYWAYTSNSMAGGVARKLGVTLWPSKPTREGTTYLTSEDFLKRPQTSVLLTSATGPEVKLDAKLDSPVWRFVPARREGRVTLVERNVWGFGGPMSALKLSHAMTDALLSMPAGASQLEASKSR; encoded by the coding sequence ATGAAGCAGACGCTGCGGGCGACCGTATGCGCCGCGTGCCTCGCATTCTCGTGTTCCGCGAGCGCGGCAGGCGTGACACCCGCGCCTCGCGACACGGCCACGCTTGCGTGCACGTCGCTGTCCGCGAATCCGACTGTGACACAGGCGAGCGACGCGCTGCCCGCGCATCCTAAGCGCATCGTCGTACTCGAATTCCTGTTCGCCGAAGCGCTCCTTTCGCTCGACGTCACGCCTGCGGGTATGGTCGACACCGCGTTTTACCCGTCGTGGATCGGCTATGGCGTTGAACGCATGCAGTCGGTGCCCGACGTGGGCACGCGCCAGGAGCCGAGTCTCGAAGCGATTGCCGCGCTCGAGCCTGACCTGATCATCGGCGTCGGTTTCCGGCATGCGCCGATTTTCAGCGCGCTGCAATCGATCGCGCCGACCGTGCTGTTCCAGTTCAGCCCCGAGATGAAGCTCGACGGCGCGCAGGCGACGCAGCTCGAATGGGCGCGCAGGATCTTCGATACGATCGGATGCATCACGGGGCGCACGGTGCAGGCGCAAGCCATCGAACGGCAGCTCGACGAAGGGTTGGCACGCGATGCAAAGCGTCTCGCCGATGCGGGCCGCACGCATGCCGATTTCGCGTTGTTGCAGGAGTTGGGTTTGCCCGACCGGTACTGGGCCTATACGAGCAACAGCATGGCGGGCGGCGTCGCGCGGAAGCTGGGTGTGACGCTATGGCCTTCGAAGCCGACTCGCGAAGGCACGACCTATCTGACGTCGGAAGATTTCTTGAAGCGCCCGCAGACAAGTGTGTTGCTGACGAGCGCGACTGGCCCGGAAGTGAAGCTGGACGCGAAGCTCGATTCGCCTGTTTGGCGGTTTGTGCCTGCGCGGCGTGAAGGACGCGTGACGTTGGTCGAACGTAATGTGTGGGGTTTTGGTGGGCCGATGTCGGCGTTGAAGTTGTCGCATGCAATGACGGATGCGTTGCTTTCGATGCCGGCGGGTGCTTCGCAATTGGAAGCTTCCAAGTCGCGGTGA
- the fhuB gene encoding Fe(3+)-hydroxamate ABC transporter permease FhuB: MTTLAARKRMQRAQTRALPRWREAQHSRVGMLTFALLAVIAIVTALRLAPDLSMLLHAATSNAAHDTDEHALAHVLLFNLHLPRVLAALVAGGCLGVSGALFQSLTRNPLASPDLLGITGGAQLGLLAAMLIPALAGAASVPLLFGCGLLAAACVAAAAGGWRATPLRMVLAGSVCMLLFSAVSTLTLAFFEQSIAGVALWASGSLYQPGADGLVTAVLWLLLPLAALPFVVRPLDPIALGDDAALAVGVRVDAARFYALLVAIGFASVAVSVAGPMSYVGLIAPNLLRHLRGSRSTRLAALAPLSALVGALLVLATDSAVLALDLDGTLSTGVAIAVVGTPLMLAMIRHGGAWTSALTQAGHAPAQSARGRFATWITGLSPLGAGLIVATVAAISIYAAGTLGETSLDPSRWLAALNGSDSVARMLLDLRLPRVVCALLAGAMLAASGVLMQSVVRNPLAGPEVLGVTQGASLATLVALLFWPLAAHATIAVSSLIGGGVTLVAILALNRRMRYAPLAVALTGLVVGTLWTTLAQWVIVQESVQPARFVVWLVGGTYGRSWSDVLALLPWCAVALPAFVLLARPLDLLALGDDQAASLGLPVALLRPLALTVATIVACAAVAAVGPIGFVGLMAPHLAALLGGRAHRVRLWLAATCGAAILAAADIGARTLLAPREIPAGVLTALIGAPYLLALLIVQARRERKRGR; the protein is encoded by the coding sequence ATGACCACGCTTGCCGCTAGAAAACGCATGCAGCGGGCGCAGACACGCGCGCTGCCGCGCTGGCGCGAGGCACAGCATAGCCGCGTCGGCATGCTGACGTTCGCGCTGCTCGCGGTGATTGCGATCGTCACCGCGTTGCGCCTCGCCCCGGATCTGTCGATGCTGCTGCACGCCGCAACGTCGAATGCAGCGCATGACACCGACGAACACGCGCTCGCGCATGTGCTGCTGTTCAATTTGCATTTGCCGCGCGTGCTGGCCGCACTGGTGGCGGGTGGATGTCTCGGTGTGTCGGGTGCGCTGTTCCAGTCGCTGACGCGTAATCCGCTCGCGTCGCCGGATCTGCTCGGCATCACGGGCGGCGCGCAGCTTGGCCTGCTCGCCGCGATGCTGATACCCGCGCTGGCGGGCGCTGCTTCCGTGCCGCTGCTGTTCGGCTGCGGCCTGCTCGCCGCCGCGTGCGTCGCGGCGGCAGCGGGCGGCTGGCGCGCGACGCCGTTGCGCATGGTGCTCGCGGGCAGTGTCTGCATGCTGCTGTTCTCGGCGGTTTCGACGCTCACGCTCGCGTTCTTCGAGCAAAGCATCGCGGGCGTCGCGCTGTGGGCGAGCGGCAGCCTTTATCAACCGGGCGCTGACGGACTTGTTACAGCGGTGCTGTGGCTGCTGTTGCCGCTCGCGGCGCTGCCCTTCGTCGTGCGTCCGCTCGATCCCATCGCGCTCGGCGACGACGCGGCGCTTGCCGTCGGCGTGCGCGTGGATGCAGCGCGCTTTTATGCGCTGCTCGTCGCGATCGGCTTCGCGAGCGTGGCGGTGAGTGTTGCAGGGCCGATGTCGTATGTCGGGTTGATCGCGCCGAACCTGTTGCGTCATCTGCGCGGCTCGCGCTCGACGCGACTTGCCGCACTCGCGCCGTTGTCCGCGCTGGTCGGCGCGCTGCTCGTGCTCGCAACCGATAGTGCCGTGCTCGCGCTCGATCTGGACGGCACGCTGTCGACGGGGGTGGCGATCGCCGTCGTCGGCACGCCGCTGATGCTCGCGATGATCCGTCACGGCGGCGCATGGACCTCGGCGCTCACGCAAGCCGGGCACGCCCCCGCCCAATCGGCGCGCGGCCGTTTCGCTACATGGATCACGGGACTTTCCCCGCTTGGCGCTGGTTTGATCGTCGCTACTGTCGCGGCCATTTCGATCTATGCCGCAGGCACGTTAGGCGAGACGTCGCTCGATCCGTCGCGCTGGCTCGCGGCATTGAACGGCAGCGACAGCGTCGCGCGCATGCTGCTCGATCTGCGTTTGCCGCGCGTGGTGTGCGCGTTGCTTGCGGGCGCGATGCTCGCGGCCAGCGGCGTGCTGATGCAAAGCGTCGTGCGCAATCCGCTTGCCGGGCCGGAAGTGCTCGGCGTCACGCAAGGCGCTTCACTCGCGACGCTCGTCGCGCTGCTGTTCTGGCCGCTCGCCGCGCACGCGACGATTGCGGTGTCGTCGCTGATCGGCGGCGGCGTCACGCTGGTCGCGATTCTCGCGCTGAACCGGCGCATGCGTTACGCGCCGCTTGCGGTCGCGTTGACGGGGCTGGTGGTCGGCACGCTGTGGACGACGCTCGCGCAATGGGTGATCGTGCAGGAAAGCGTGCAGCCCGCGCGCTTTGTCGTGTGGCTGGTGGGCGGCACCTACGGGCGTAGCTGGAGCGATGTGCTCGCGCTGTTACCGTGGTGCGCGGTCGCGTTGCCTGCATTCGTGCTGCTGGCGCGTCCACTCGATCTGCTCGCACTCGGCGACGATCAGGCGGCATCACTCGGCTTGCCCGTCGCGCTGCTGCGTCCGCTTGCGCTGACGGTGGCCACCATCGTGGCCTGCGCGGCCGTTGCGGCTGTCGGGCCGATCGGCTTTGTCGGATTGATGGCGCCGCATCTTGCGGCATTGTTGGGGGGGCGCGCGCATCGCGTGCGCTTGTGGCTCGCGGCGACCTGTGGCGCGGCCATTCTCGCCGCTGCCGATATCGGCGCGCGCACGCTGCTCGCGCCGCGCGAAATTCCTGCGGGCGTGCTGACGGCTCTGATCGGCGCGCCGTATCTGCTCGCGTTGCTGATTGTGCAGGCAAGGCGCGAACGCAAGCGCGGACGATGA